A stretch of Paenibacillus peoriae DNA encodes these proteins:
- the truB gene encoding tRNA pseudouridine(55) synthase TruB, with protein sequence MNPIKKEQATWEGVLPVYKPAGFTSHDVVAKARRLLGMKRIGHTGTLDPQVTGVLPLCLGRATRVVEYMQERPKEYRATLRLGIATDTEDLTGEITEESERPVEVTEVEVKAVLKHFVGTISQVPPMYSALKVDGKRLYELAREGKTVERQSREVSIYELEMTGFAETGAYVDISFRALCSKGTYIRTLCVDIGRELGYPSTMVKLERTMSAGIPAERCLTFEEIERFVADGSLGERLITTDQAIDYMPEHIVAEAKVTAALQGQRLSLNMISPPVTDNQPFRLYKEDKTFLGIFGRDESDAIAPIKVFLP encoded by the coding sequence ATGAACCCGATAAAGAAGGAACAGGCAACTTGGGAAGGCGTCCTACCAGTCTATAAACCTGCTGGATTTACCTCTCATGATGTGGTGGCCAAGGCTCGCCGTTTATTAGGTATGAAGCGAATCGGACACACTGGAACGCTTGATCCGCAAGTAACCGGTGTTTTGCCCTTGTGTCTGGGACGTGCCACCCGCGTGGTGGAATACATGCAAGAGCGGCCCAAGGAATATCGGGCTACACTGCGATTAGGCATTGCCACGGATACCGAGGACCTGACTGGGGAAATTACGGAAGAAAGTGAACGTCCAGTAGAGGTGACGGAAGTGGAAGTCAAAGCGGTTCTGAAGCATTTTGTTGGTACGATCTCCCAAGTGCCTCCAATGTACTCCGCGCTAAAAGTGGACGGCAAGCGTCTATATGAGCTGGCTCGAGAAGGCAAAACTGTTGAGCGCCAAAGCCGTGAAGTAAGCATTTATGAGTTGGAGATGACGGGATTCGCGGAGACGGGGGCGTATGTGGATATTTCTTTTCGTGCCTTATGCTCCAAAGGTACTTATATCCGTACACTGTGTGTTGATATTGGCCGTGAATTAGGATATCCTTCAACGATGGTTAAGCTGGAGCGAACCATGTCTGCGGGAATTCCTGCGGAACGTTGTCTGACTTTCGAAGAGATAGAGCGTTTCGTAGCGGATGGCAGTCTTGGAGAGCGGCTTATTACAACGGATCAGGCGATTGACTATATGCCTGAGCATATAGTGGCTGAAGCCAAGGTAACTGCGGCTCTGCAAGGCCAACGCCTGTCGCTGAATATGATTTCACCACCTGTGACGGACAACCAGCCCTTCCGTTTGTATAAAGAGGATAAAACGTTTTTAGGCATATTTGGTCGGGATGAATCAGACGCGATTGCTCCCATTAAAGTTTTTTTACCTTGA
- a CDS encoding bifunctional riboflavin kinase/FAD synthetase — MITVSLSYPLSDELLQQWGRPQVTAIGQFDGLHLGHASVIREAVALAREQQMPVSVMTFHPHPKEVMKKGDYEGYLTPLADKQTILADMGVDVLYILSFNEEFSKVSPEAFMSDVLLPLQIRTAVVGFDFRFGHRGAGHENTLRTLGGKLMSVHTVPPFELDGDKVSSSGIRRALQTGDLAHASRWLGRPYRIQGTVMDGEKRGRTIGFPTANLKLNDTYVIPIKGVYAVRALVGDRWINGVMNVGVKPTFHEGVLNPSFEVHLFDFNQQIYGESVLVELHHYIRPERKFSSVDELINQIGNDAQTAKKLLG; from the coding sequence ATGATTACCGTATCGTTATCTTATCCATTGAGTGATGAGCTTTTGCAGCAATGGGGACGTCCACAGGTCACGGCGATCGGTCAGTTTGATGGTCTTCATCTTGGACACGCAAGCGTGATACGCGAGGCCGTTGCGCTGGCTCGTGAACAGCAAATGCCGGTATCTGTCATGACATTTCACCCTCATCCGAAGGAAGTCATGAAAAAAGGCGATTATGAAGGTTATTTAACACCGCTTGCGGACAAGCAGACTATTCTGGCTGATATGGGTGTGGATGTACTTTATATTTTGAGTTTTAACGAAGAATTTTCCAAGGTCAGCCCTGAGGCGTTTATGAGCGACGTGCTGCTTCCATTGCAAATTCGAACAGCGGTAGTAGGCTTTGATTTTCGGTTTGGCCACCGGGGAGCAGGGCATGAGAATACACTTCGGACGCTGGGGGGAAAGCTGATGTCTGTGCACACCGTACCACCGTTCGAACTGGATGGGGACAAGGTGAGCAGCTCTGGAATTCGCCGTGCTTTACAGACTGGGGATCTAGCGCATGCCTCTCGCTGGTTGGGACGTCCTTATCGTATCCAGGGTACTGTAATGGATGGGGAGAAGCGTGGACGTACGATCGGTTTTCCGACCGCTAATCTCAAACTGAATGATACTTACGTGATTCCGATCAAGGGTGTATACGCTGTACGAGCACTAGTAGGTGATCGTTGGATAAACGGTGTAATGAATGTAGGGGTTAAGCCTACTTTCCATGAAGGTGTGCTGAATCCGTCGTTTGAGGTACATCTATTTGATTTTAATCAGCAAATTTATGGAGAGTCTGTACTTGTGGAGCTTCACCACTACATCCGTCCTGAACGCAAATTCTCTTCGGTGGATGAGCTGATCAACCAAATTGGCAATGACGCACAAACGGCTAAAAAGCTGTTAGGCTAA
- the rpsO gene encoding 30S ribosomal protein S15, producing MALTQERKQQLIEEYKTHESDTGSPEVQIAILTENIVNLQSHFRSHKKDHHSRRGLLKMVGQRRKLLAYLKKTDVKRYSALIERLGLRR from the coding sequence ATGGCATTGACTCAAGAGCGTAAACAGCAATTGATCGAGGAGTACAAAACTCATGAATCCGATACAGGATCACCAGAGGTACAAATCGCTATCCTTACTGAAAACATCGTCAACTTGCAAAGTCACTTTCGTTCGCACAAGAAAGACCATCACTCCCGCCGCGGGTTGTTGAAAATGGTCGGTCAGCGTCGTAAACTTTTGGCTTACCTGAAGAAGACTGATGTTAAACGTTACAGTGCGTTGATCGAGCGTCTCGGACTGCGTCGTTAA
- the pnp gene encoding polyribonucleotide nucleotidyltransferase has protein sequence MEQRVEMQLGGRKLVLETGRLAKQANAAVKVSYGETVVLCTVTASREPKDLDFFPLTVNYEERLYAVGKIPGGFIKREGRPSQKAILSSRLTDRPIRPLFPEGFRNDVQVLNLVMSVDQDCEPEIAAMIGTSAALSISDVPFNGPIGGVAVGRVDGQFVINPDIAQQNASDMYLVVAGTKDAIMMVEAEGNEIPEEVMLEAIMFGHDEIKNIVAVIEQLVQVAGKEKMQVKLHAVDEKVNSEVRAYAAERLMEAVKIAEKHARQEAIDAVNEETVAHFEAQYIETPELLSDVSEVLYDIVKEEVRRLITHDKVRPDGRKLDEIRPIESDTSILPRTHGSGLFTRGQTQALSICTLGALGDVQILDGIDLEETKRFMHHYNFPPFSVGEARPLRAPGRREIGHGALGERALSKVIPSETEFPYTIRLVSEVLESNGSTSQASICASTLAMMDAGVPIKAPVAGVAMGLIKDGDHVSVLTDIQGMEDHLGDMDFKVAGTAEGVTAIQMDIKINGIDRQILQDALKQAKEGRLFILSKMMEAIQKPREQLSPYAPKIMTMHINPDKIRDVIGAGGKIINKIIEETGVKIDIEQDGRVFIASTNQEMNEKARSIIEGIVKEVVIGEIYIGTVKRIEKFGAFVEILPGKDGLVHISQLSTERVAKVEDVIAIGDTITVKVTEIDQQGRVNLSRKAVLTAEAPAKS, from the coding sequence ATGGAGCAACGCGTAGAAATGCAGCTCGGCGGAAGAAAGCTGGTGCTGGAAACAGGACGTCTTGCGAAACAAGCCAATGCGGCAGTTAAAGTGAGTTACGGAGAAACAGTTGTGCTTTGTACCGTGACCGCTTCCCGTGAGCCGAAAGATTTGGATTTTTTTCCACTGACCGTAAACTATGAGGAAAGATTGTATGCTGTGGGGAAAATTCCTGGCGGATTTATTAAACGTGAAGGACGTCCGAGTCAAAAAGCAATTTTGTCCAGCCGTTTGACAGACCGTCCAATTCGCCCATTGTTCCCGGAAGGTTTCCGTAATGATGTACAGGTGTTGAACCTGGTTATGAGTGTCGATCAGGATTGCGAACCTGAAATTGCAGCAATGATCGGAACCTCGGCAGCACTTAGCATTTCGGATGTACCTTTTAATGGGCCAATCGGTGGAGTCGCTGTAGGACGTGTAGACGGACAATTTGTGATTAACCCGGATATTGCACAGCAGAATGCAAGCGACATGTACCTGGTTGTAGCCGGAACGAAAGATGCCATCATGATGGTAGAAGCCGAAGGCAATGAGATTCCAGAGGAAGTTATGCTGGAAGCCATTATGTTCGGTCATGATGAGATTAAGAACATTGTGGCAGTCATTGAACAATTGGTGCAAGTAGCAGGTAAAGAGAAAATGCAGGTTAAACTGCATGCTGTTGATGAAAAAGTGAACAGTGAAGTACGTGCTTATGCAGCTGAACGTTTAATGGAAGCTGTTAAAATTGCAGAAAAACATGCCCGTCAAGAGGCGATTGATGCAGTCAACGAAGAGACAGTTGCCCATTTTGAAGCACAATACATAGAGACACCAGAGCTTTTGAGCGACGTGAGCGAAGTTCTCTATGATATCGTCAAGGAAGAAGTACGTCGTCTGATCACGCATGATAAAGTGCGTCCTGATGGTCGTAAGCTTGACGAAATTCGTCCGATTGAAAGCGACACTAGCATCTTGCCGCGTACTCATGGTTCGGGCTTATTTACACGCGGTCAAACGCAAGCACTTAGCATTTGTACACTCGGTGCATTGGGTGATGTGCAAATTTTGGACGGTATTGATCTGGAAGAAACAAAACGCTTTATGCATCATTACAATTTCCCGCCATTCAGCGTAGGGGAGGCTCGTCCTTTGCGTGCGCCAGGTCGTCGTGAAATCGGACATGGTGCTCTTGGTGAACGTGCGCTTTCCAAAGTAATTCCTTCCGAAACTGAATTTCCATACACCATCCGTCTGGTTTCCGAGGTACTGGAATCGAATGGTTCGACTTCACAAGCTAGTATTTGTGCAAGTACACTGGCTATGATGGATGCAGGTGTACCAATTAAAGCTCCGGTTGCAGGTGTAGCGATGGGATTGATCAAGGATGGAGATCATGTCTCCGTATTGACTGATATCCAAGGTATGGAAGATCACCTGGGCGATATGGACTTTAAAGTTGCTGGTACTGCGGAAGGCGTAACTGCCATTCAAATGGATATTAAAATTAACGGTATTGACCGCCAGATTTTACAGGATGCGCTCAAGCAAGCTAAAGAAGGACGCTTGTTCATTCTTAGCAAAATGATGGAAGCGATCCAGAAGCCACGTGAGCAGTTGTCTCCGTATGCTCCAAAAATTATGACGATGCACATTAACCCGGACAAAATCCGTGATGTTATTGGAGCTGGTGGTAAAATCATCAACAAAATCATCGAAGAAACCGGCGTGAAAATCGATATTGAACAAGATGGTCGTGTGTTCATCGCTTCCACAAATCAAGAGATGAATGAAAAAGCACGTTCCATTATTGAGGGTATCGTAAAGGAAGTCGTGATCGGTGAGATTTACATCGGTACAGTAAAACGGATTGAGAAATTCGGTGCATTTGTTGAAATTTTACCAGGTAAAGATGGTCTGGTTCATATTTCTCAACTGTCTACTGAGCGAGTAGCCAAAGTTGAAGATGTAATTGCTATTGGGGATACAATTACGGTGAAAGTAACCGAAATTGATCAACAAGGTCGTGTCAATCTGTCCCGTAAGGCTGTTCTGACAGCAGAAGCACCTGCAAAATCCTAG
- a CDS encoding polysaccharide deacetylase family protein: MSRTKRAVWVVASLAITLVIGQFSGVRDFADQLRNGDVIGVGEPKVETTMAMAALPDNALMQRLRTEAARQRREPVDAKIDRVWKAIPGYNGLEVDLDATYRKAIASPDRPIQYVYRQLAPKIHLNQLGNVPIYRGNPEKPMVSLMINVAWGNEFILPILNTLDQEKVKATFFLDGSWLKKNPDLAKEIQKRRHELSNHAYSHPNMSRLSRARATQEIEKTQVLLQETLGIKNYWFAPPSGDFNQQTVDIAAESGLKTVLWTLDTVDWKHPSPESVINKISSKVESGSLILMHPTDSSAAALKGMIHAIRSKGLMLGTVSQTLSPDRQLPVPVE, encoded by the coding sequence ATGAGTAGGACAAAAAGAGCAGTGTGGGTGGTAGCCAGTTTAGCCATCACACTGGTAATCGGACAGTTTAGCGGGGTTCGTGACTTCGCTGATCAATTACGCAATGGAGACGTTATAGGAGTTGGGGAGCCTAAAGTTGAAACAACGATGGCGATGGCGGCTTTACCCGATAATGCGCTTATGCAGCGACTAAGAACAGAAGCAGCCCGTCAGCGGCGGGAGCCAGTTGATGCCAAGATCGACAGGGTATGGAAGGCTATTCCAGGCTATAACGGGCTGGAGGTGGATTTGGATGCTACCTATCGCAAAGCGATTGCATCTCCGGATCGACCTATTCAATATGTATATCGGCAATTGGCACCTAAAATACATTTAAATCAGCTCGGTAATGTTCCAATTTACAGGGGGAACCCCGAAAAGCCGATGGTATCCCTCATGATCAATGTAGCATGGGGGAATGAATTTATCCTGCCGATACTGAACACGCTGGATCAGGAAAAGGTCAAGGCTACATTTTTTCTTGATGGAAGTTGGTTGAAAAAAAATCCAGATCTCGCCAAGGAGATTCAAAAAAGAAGGCATGAGCTTTCGAATCATGCTTACTCTCATCCCAATATGAGCCGTCTGAGTCGGGCCAGAGCCACACAAGAAATTGAAAAGACTCAAGTGCTTCTTCAAGAAACTTTGGGTATCAAAAATTACTGGTTTGCCCCTCCTTCGGGTGATTTTAATCAGCAAACGGTGGATATAGCAGCAGAAAGTGGGCTCAAAACAGTGTTGTGGACATTGGACACAGTAGATTGGAAACATCCGTCACCGGAATCGGTGATTAACAAAATCAGTAGTAAGGTAGAATCAGGCTCCCTGATATTAATGCACCCAACAGATTCCTCAGCGGCTGCTCTCAAAGGCATGATCCATGCCATTCGTAGTAAGGGACTTATGCTCGGAACTGTCAGTCAGACGCTTTCCCCTGATCGGCAACTACCTGTTCCGGTTGAGTGA
- a CDS encoding M16 family metallopeptidase, which produces MERIQLKNGLRVVIEKIPTVRSVSFGIWVKTGSRNETPDNSGISHFIEHMLFKGTERFNAKEIAEQFDAIGGNVNAFTSKEYTCYYAKVLDEHLPIAVDVLSDMFFNSKLDQEELAKEKNVILEEISMYEDTPDDMVHDLVSRAAYGEHPLAYPILGTEDHLLAMDSSHLSHYMREHYTIDNTVISVAGNVDDRLVELLERHFGHFDNHGTVSPLTVPAFNGELLYHEKATEQNHICLSLPGFATGDELQYAMVLLNNAIGGGMSSRLFQEIREKRGLAYSVYSYHSSHADSGMFTIYAGTAPKQTKDVLDLTLELLQDVAVNGLDANELRKGKEQLKGSLILSLESTGSRMNRLGKNELMLGQHYTLDQMIEHIEQVTANDVNKVLDRMFSEPFALSMVGASDSAVKDMRRDYFVNLRGN; this is translated from the coding sequence GTGGAAAGAATTCAACTCAAAAACGGCCTAAGAGTGGTCATTGAAAAAATTCCAACCGTGCGTTCAGTTTCTTTCGGCATCTGGGTTAAAACTGGCTCCCGGAATGAAACGCCGGACAATAGCGGTATCTCTCATTTTATCGAACACATGCTTTTCAAAGGAACAGAGCGTTTTAACGCTAAGGAAATCGCTGAGCAATTCGATGCCATCGGAGGAAATGTTAATGCTTTTACTTCGAAGGAATATACATGCTATTATGCCAAAGTGTTGGATGAGCATCTACCGATCGCAGTTGATGTGCTGTCTGATATGTTTTTTAATTCCAAACTAGATCAGGAAGAATTGGCAAAAGAGAAGAATGTGATTTTGGAGGAAATCTCCATGTATGAGGATACACCGGATGATATGGTGCATGATCTTGTATCTCGCGCCGCCTATGGTGAACATCCACTGGCTTATCCTATTCTCGGAACCGAAGATCACCTGCTTGCTATGGATAGCTCACATCTCAGCCATTACATGAGGGAACATTATACAATCGACAATACGGTTATCAGTGTGGCTGGTAATGTTGACGATCGCTTGGTAGAATTGTTGGAGCGACATTTTGGACATTTTGACAATCATGGAACCGTTTCGCCGCTGACAGTACCTGCGTTTAACGGTGAACTGTTGTATCATGAGAAAGCAACGGAGCAAAATCATATTTGTTTATCCCTACCTGGATTTGCAACGGGTGACGAACTCCAGTATGCTATGGTTTTGCTGAATAACGCGATCGGCGGCGGCATGAGTTCACGTTTGTTTCAAGAAATTCGGGAAAAGCGTGGGCTTGCTTATTCGGTCTATTCCTATCATAGCTCCCATGCGGACAGTGGCATGTTCACGATCTATGCAGGTACGGCTCCTAAGCAAACAAAGGACGTGCTGGATTTGACTCTGGAGCTTTTACAAGATGTGGCTGTCAACGGTTTAGACGCTAATGAGCTTCGTAAAGGTAAGGAGCAATTAAAAGGAAGTTTGATTTTAAGCCTTGAAAGTACAGGTAGCCGGATGAATCGGCTTGGAAAAAATGAATTAATGCTTGGTCAGCATTATACGCTGGATCAAATGATCGAACATATCGAGCAAGTGACGGCGAATGATGTGAACAAAGTGCTGGATCGGATGTTCTCGGAGCCGTTTGCCCTGTCGATGGTGGGAGCGAGTGATTCAGCGGTAAAGGATATGAGGAGGGACTATTTTGTTAACTTACGTGGAAATTAA